CCAAATCTGCAGGCCCAGGCCAAGTGACCCCAGCGCTGGCGGGAGCAGCCATCAAAAATCCAGGAGAAAACAAATCCAGCAAGTCCATGGCAGGTGCTGCCAACACATCCTCAGATGGTGTTAGTTTGGCCTTGGTGAGTGCTGCAAGCACCTCCTCGGACGGTACTTCCACCACGATGGCGGGGGCTGCCAGTCTCTCCCAAGACAGCAGCTTGAGTGCGGCATTTGCAGGCAGTATGACGACCAGCAAGTGTGCAGCAGAAAGAACTGAAGGACCAGCAGTGGGACCCCTCATCTCCACCTTGCAAAGCGAAGGCTACATGAGTGAACGAGATGGAAGCCAGAAAGTTCCCCATCCCAATGCTGAAGCctggaatgaaaaaaaggaaagaagagaaaaggacaGACATCCCAGTAGGAAAAGTTCTCATCACCGCAAGGCAGGTGAAAGTCACCGCAGGACAGCGGGGGACAAGAATCAGAAAGCGTCTTCCCACCGGTCCGTATCTGGCCATAAAAACACGAgagatgacaaaaaagaaaaagggcacaGCAACGTAAGGGGCAAGCCACACAGCTCCTCTCGCAAGAGCTCCACCCACAGCTCCACCAAAAAGGAGTCGAGAACAACTCAGGAATTGGGGAAGAACCGATCTGCATCTAGTACAGGGCCTTTACGTAAGAAAGCCAGTAAGATCAGCTCTTTTTTAAGGAGCCTCAGAGCCACTCCTGGTTCAAAAACAAGGGTCACATCATACGACAGAGAGATAGATATCGTGGCTAAGATGGCGGAGAAGCAAAACATAGAGGCCAAAGTGGAGAAAGCCCAGGGtggccaggagctggagatgaTCAGCGGCACTGTGACATCCGAGACGACGGAGATGATCGTCTTTGAAACCAAATCCATTTAAAGAGGAGCCAGGGCTACAACTGCCCAGGGATCTGGGAAGTATCCCTAGAGGAGTCCATCCCAGCTTTCTTTACTGCAGTTcaaataataaaggaaatcatACAACTCCAAAAGAAATACAATCTCCTGCTTGAATTTTTCTGCCCATAGCCTGGTGGTGACCTCACAGTGGCTTCTGTGATGCTGTGATGGTGGCTACGCTACAGCTGGAGACCCCAGCCTCCAGGCAGGTAGAGCCCCACCACCCGCCCACGCCCAGCAGTGCCAGTGTGAGTGTTCCACTTTGCCTCAATCCCTTTCTGCTTTTACTTCCCCAAGACTGTCAAAGCCACAAACTAAGAGCTGGGATGCATGGCCACCACCATGTCCCCATGCCCATTCTCCTCTTTTCCTTGAATGCCCCTGAATATGGACATTCAGTCCAGTCCTTAGCCTATGCAGAGACAGGATTCACATCCCCTCAGGGGATATTCAGGGTAGGAAGGAGCAGTGTAGCAGCATTTGTAGGCAATTAGAATAGGAAATCTATTCATCTAGATCAGGAATTGGCAAATCATGTTCCGAGGTCCAAACCTTACCAGCTGCCTggatttgtaaataaagttttattggaacatagccacagACATTCCTttgcatattgtctatggctgctttcacactaaaAATGACAGCTGTGAGTAGCTGCAAtggagaccatatggcccacagaATCTAAAATATTATCTGGGCCTTTAAGAAAATGTGTGCTGACTCTTGATCTAATCTTAACAAGTCTTCCTCCAAGGTGTAGACAGTGGAGAAATTCTCACATATGCTTACCAGTAGACAACTAGGAGAATGTTTACAGTAAAACAAGTTGTAATAGCAAAACCCTGGAAATtgcccaaatgttcatcaaacaGGAGAGTTAATAAATTGTGGAATGGACTACAGTGTATAATCTACAATAGTGAAAATGAATAGCAGCTATACATGTTGGCATggataaatctttattttttacttttttgagacagagtctcagtttgttgctcaggctggagtgcagtggggtaatcttggctcactgcaaccttggctgCCCAGGCTccagtaattctcatgcctcagcctccggagtagctgggattacaggcatgcaccaccatgcccagacaaatttttgtatttttactagagacaaggtttcgccatgttggccaggctggtctcgaattcttgacctcaagcaatctgtcatcctcggcctcccaaagtgctgggatcacaggcgtgagccaccatgcctggctggcatGGATAAATCTTACATAATGTGGGATACttaaagcaagtcacaaaaatatatatgatatagttCAATTTGTAGAACAGCTCAAAAATAAGATTCAACAATGGGATATATATTTGCTAAAAGTATAgagaaaaacaaggaaatgaTATTCACAAAATTAAGGATAGTGACTATCTACAGGGTAAAGGGATAGATGTCTGATCTGGGAGGCACATACAAGGAGTTTCAACAGAATAGTGATTATTCTATTTCTTAAGGAAGAGGTTGTATTCATGGGGTGTTGTTATCGTATCtttattttaacatctctgaaatcaggATTGTTTTTAAATCACTGTCAGCAAGGTGTCAATTGCATGTCACTATCACTGCTTTAGAAATGCCCTAATCAATTTATTTcaccaatgttttcctttttacaCATACACATGAGAGATTTATGACAGAATATCTAAGTCTGAAAGATATCTTTCAATAAgcatgaaataaaaattctaagtgaCATAAAAAGTATTCAGAATACagaaacatggaaaaatgtttaaatatattaagaaataaaatagtccCAAACACTGTATACTAACATGATGTAAATTATGTGTTCATGTGCCAGTTAATTCCCAgaataaaaaaatcacactaCATTAGAAATGggattacaaattttaaaaacctttattgtaaaaaaaattgtctttccatttttaaaaaacctgtaaAATGAGTCCATGGAAAACATTAAATTATTAACACCAGATAATAAAAATTTGGATTTGAGAAAAATGATTCTGGGAGCCATGTAAGTCCAGGAGGGGAGCACCTGCCCAGCCTTGCAAGTCTTTGCTCATTCTCTGCAGCAACAGTACCTTGGAGGAAAGAAATTGGGTTTCCAGGAAAACTTAGGGACCTTTCTGAACACCAAATATGTGTAGCCGAGATGGAGGAGGTGAGAAGCGACGTATTCTGGGAGGAGTGGTGGCTTGTCAGTATCAGGGGAATCCCTTCTCAGTTGGTCTAGTGGGTGGCCGGAAAATCTCACCTTGCGATTTTTGATAAATACCATAGAGGCTGAGATTAAGATGTTCTGGGAGTTGACTTTTGAAACAGTGGGTACAggtagaaggagagagagagagagaggcacatGCTCAAAAGTCTGAGATGGCCTTTGGGAAAGCCACCCGGGAGTGTGAAAGGTTGGCAGGTGGGGTAGAGGAGAGAGATAAAAGGAAACTCCTTTCAAAGCCTTTGGTCTGGAGTTCCAGATTTACGGCTATGCCAGAGTCTGAATTATCCTAGCTACAAACGGCTTAATCTCACAATTGTGTAGACTATGGctttatcttttgtctttcttctagTCTTGTTTTATGCACCCTCCCCTGTCTGAGGGTTTCTTCAGCATGAATATAGTTTATCCACTCAAATGCAATTTAAGTAAAGTAGAGATGGGGACTTGCCCACCACAGCGTGCTGTGCCATGCACtttctctgcatttccttttCTATCTTGATACTTTATCAAGAGATAGATGCGTAAATACCTATGTGTTTCAAAGCAACAGGCCTCTTCCTCAGAGGGAGTTATCAATTGGGGCATCAAGTGAATACCCCCATCAGATAAAAGCCAATATTTTTAACAGCAATATTCATCACCATGGTAACAATTCTGTGCTGCAAGTGCAATGAGACAGTGGATGGTTGATTACTAACCAATGTTCCAAACTTAAAGTGTGGCATTACACACATAAGAACAAAGATGACAAAGCGATATTTTGCCAAAAGCAGTATAAGATCACTTACGCAGTTGTCATGTTAGGGTGGAGTCTTTCAAGCAGAGAAAACCGGTCTATGCTGAGAAGAAGCAAGGTGCCTCAAAATGTCGAAGGCAGACCATCATGGCTGGCAGGGCAAGAACGGAAGACGAGATGTTAGAAGGAGCAGCAGGGGACAGACTGTGCAAGGCTTTGAGGTTCGCGTATGCTACTTTGACTTCTGTCCTTAGTAATGAGAAGCCACTGAAACATTTTAAGTTGAAGAGTGACTTGATCAGATTTGCACTTTGTAAAGGTCACTGTAGTTGctgtgagaaaaaatatttgggaaGGTAGTTGTTAATATGTGTCCTTATGTAATTCCTGTCTTTTGCTGCAGgatctataaaatgagattagAGGAGATGTTTTGAAAGACACATTCCCATTAGAAATATCCATGTgatggctgggcgctgtggctcatggctgtaatcccagcactttgggaggctgaggctggtggatcacctgaggtaaggagttcgagaccagcctggccaacatggtgaaacactgtctctactaaaaatacaaaaattagccaggcaggtggtgcgtgcctgtaatcccagctactcaggaggctgaggcaggagaatctcttgaacctgggaggcggaggttgcagtgagccgagatcagccactgcactccagcctgggtgacagagcgatactctgtctcaaagaaaaaaaaaaaagaaatatccatgTGGGGTATAGGTGGTGATGCACTATCCAGACCCTCCTTCAATGAAGGACTTGTGTCCTCAGTTGCTGAGAATGCTGCCCGCAGACAACTTTCAGCTGGCAGTGAGTTTAGAAATTGTGCCAGTTGCAGACATCTCTTTCACCCAATGTGATGCTCTTTCCAGAGCCCACATCAAGAACTGAGTGATGTAGAGTATCAAAGTCTGGCTGTCAGCCCAATACAGACCAAGTCTGAAGGGCTATTCTAGTTCCAGAGCTTCCTGAGGAGCCTGCATCAAAATTCACCTTCCTTCCATGTGTACTCCTACTTCCACCCTTTTCCCTTCCACAGGTGCTGGTCCTAAGGGCACTCCTTAACAAACATCCTTCccacaaaactctgtctcaaaatctgCTTCACAGAGAATACAACTTGCAACATTATGTCAGTGTAATGTGCTGGGGTCACCTCCTTGTGACTTCACTAACCTTATGAAAAGTGTTGATGATAGCCAGGAAGGAAGGATATAACATAGCATATacaattttgaatttaaataattttaaaactaggtATATTTGCTTACTGCCAAATTAATTGGTCtattttagaaaattcaaaacatgtagagataaaaaaggaaacaaatatttaattgatTGCTTTGATAATTCACTTCTTACTGCTTCCAGAAAGTTGGAGTAGACGTGTTTTTCTCTGCTCCTCCTGATCAGTACAACTAAAGATTTTGAACATTACATATAAAACAAACAGCAGAAGACTTGAAAGGTGGAAAGAAAGCTAGGAACCTCAGGAACCGAGGAACAACATGCTGGTTATTtccctgggttttttgtttgtttggttaaTTTTTGCCTCATATATTCCACAAACTGGAGGTGAAGAAGCTGGAACCACCTACACCAAAAAAATCCCAACAAAAAATAtgatcaggaaaaaagaaaaacaaagaaagagaaaggaaggaagaaagaaagaaaaaaagaaagaaagaaagaaagaaacgaagGACCAGGACAGGAGCAGCcaagaaaagcagaaaactttTATACAATTACAAGTCTACTTCAGCCAAACatcacagaaaagcaaaaaaaaaaaaaaaaaagctgtggccCCACCCTCACTCATGACAGCAAAGGCTGAGTTGGAGTTGAGATTAACATCCTCATGAGGCTATAACGAGGCCTCCTATACCCCAAGCGTGTGGTTATCAGAGAATGCCAAGGAAGGAGCTTGGACTTTGACTTTCACTCCTGATAGCTGGTAACGAAgcccttccctcctcttccctgtgCTAGTGGTGTCCATATGGGGAGCTGGAACTCCCACCCTTGCCCAGTAGTCATGGTAAGTCCACCCTGGGGGCCAAGTAGGGAACCTGAACTGCTATAGAAGTAACAAGGTGGCgtgcccctccccacctcctgctgGAATAGAGTCAGAAGAAGCctgttaaaagtaaatttaaataagATTCAGAGTCTACCAATGAATAAATGTCCAGACTTAAACCAAAAATCACTAGTCATACCAAGAAATAGGAAAAttcaaaatggaatgaaaagagaCAACCTGTAGGTGACAACATCAAAACGACAGAGATGTTAAGTTAATACCATAAAAATTTTAAGGCGTCCATGAAAAGGGAGTTAGGAATGTGCttggaacaaatgaaagaaatagaaatcctcagcaaataaaaaaacttcaacaaagaaaaagaagatgaaaaagaagaaccaaatgaaaattttagaactaaaacTATAATAGCTGAAGAAAAAAGCTCAGTGGTTGGGCTGAACTGCagaatggaagagaagagaaaaaaataagtgaactgAAAGAGGATAATAGAAACTACCCAATTTAAACAACATAGAAAATAGtgattagaagaaaaataaagcctcaAGGCCTTGTGGGACTATAACAAAAGATCTAACATTGTGTCACTGGAGTCctagaaagagagaagaaggggTAAGGCTGAAAAAACAATGATTGAAAGCCctcaaatttggcaaaagacataaatctaCAGATTAAAGAAGCTGAAATAATACCAAATAGGGTGAACTCAGAGAAATCCATGCTAAGACAAAGCACAATTAAAttctgtaaacaaacaaacaaaaaatgttgccaaggtgggaagatcacttgagcccaggagtttgagaacagcctgggtaacatagggagaacccgtttctacatttttttttttaattagctagacacagtggttcacacttgtaatcccagctacgcaggaggctgagttgggaggactgcttgagcctgggaggttgacgctgcaatgaactgtgatggtaccactgcacgccagcctgggaaaca
The Symphalangus syndactylus isolate Jambi chromosome 7, NHGRI_mSymSyn1-v2.1_pri, whole genome shotgun sequence genome window above contains:
- the GARIN3 gene encoding Golgi-associated RAB2 interactor protein 3: MSNESCLPYYTAHSYYSMSAFKTSMGDLQRQLYKRGEYDIFKYAPMFESNFIQINKKGEVIDVHSRVRMVTVGMVCTSPILPLPDVMVLARPIKICEEHVRRGRFANGRGRSPVKTLELTRLLPLKFVKISIHDREKQQLRLKLATGRTFYLQLCPSSDTREDLFCYWEKLIYLLRSPVESYCSTPTLLTGDAAPEDNKSLVAAELHREGDQSETGLYKPCDVSAATSSAYAGGEGIQRASHRMASAASPSTSTPGAAEGGAARTAGGMAVAGTATGPRTDVAIAGAATSPATGAMSIATTKSAGPGQVTPALAGAAIKNPGENKSSKSMAGAANTSSDGVSLALVSAASTSSDGTSTTMAGAASLSQDSSLSAAFAGSMTTSKCAAERTEGPAVGPLISTLQSEGYMSERDGSQKVPHPNAEAWNEKKERREKDRHPSRKSSHHRKAGESHRRTAGDKNQKASSHRSVSGHKNTRDDKKEKGHSNVRGKPHSSSRKSSTHSSTKKESRTTQELGKNRSASSTGPLRKKASKISSFLRSLRATPGSKTRVTSYDREIDIVAKMAEKQNIEAKVEKAQGGQELEMISGTVTSETTEMIVFETKSI